Proteins from one Deinococcus planocerae genomic window:
- a CDS encoding redox-sensing transcriptional repressor Rex → MTGIPTATISRLVTYLRILEGLETQDVPRTSSTDLAERAGVTAFQVRKDLAYFGRFGTRGMGYTVPVLKRELLRVLGLNQTWNVVIVGVGRLGQAIANYPGASDYQFQYVGLFDVNPNLIGTGVRGLTVRHTDELRDFVGGTRVDMGFLAVPPERAQDAAQSLADAGVRGILNFAPVVIQPRTVERSGLQEIGDEWRGVIVENVDFLAGMKRLAFYILNPDLSSAEPEDTDE, encoded by the coding sequence GTGACCGGGATTCCCACCGCCACGATCAGCCGCCTGGTGACCTACCTCCGCATCCTGGAGGGGCTGGAGACGCAGGACGTCCCCCGCACGAGCAGCACCGACCTCGCCGAACGTGCCGGGGTGACGGCCTTTCAGGTGCGCAAGGATCTGGCGTACTTCGGGCGCTTCGGCACCCGCGGCATGGGGTACACGGTGCCCGTCCTCAAGCGGGAACTTCTGCGCGTGCTGGGCCTGAACCAGACCTGGAACGTGGTGATCGTGGGGGTGGGGCGGCTCGGGCAGGCCATCGCCAATTACCCGGGGGCGAGCGACTACCAGTTCCAGTATGTCGGCCTCTTCGACGTGAACCCCAATCTCATCGGGACCGGAGTGCGCGGCCTCACGGTGCGGCACACCGACGAGCTGCGCGACTTCGTGGGGGGGACCCGGGTGGACATGGGCTTTCTGGCCGTGCCCCCCGAGCGCGCGCAGGACGCGGCCCAGAGCCTCGCCGACGCGGGGGTGCGCGGCATCCTCAATTTTGCCCCGGTCGTGATTCAGCCGCGCACGGTGGAACGCTCCGGTTTGCAAGAAATTGGTGACGAATGGCGTGGTGTGATCGTGGAGAACGTGGATTTCCTGGCGGGCATGAAACGCCTCGCCTTTTACATCCTCAACCCCGATCTCAGCAGCGCCGAACCGGAGGACACTGACGAATGA
- a CDS encoding SAM-dependent methyltransferase, with product MSPADQPRPPSHPSPATSVQTMGLAAVLTALGAVVVARARTRPSEAQLKEAAVRVFTAALPAPRPFAVRLWDGNELPGAQTPPAARLVLNSPESLGRMLRLPLDVALGEAYLRGDFDIEGDFGRVVGLADTLNPQFSPAQVASLLRDVSLLRRGVSARPPTPLARLHGESHSRERDRQAVQAHYDVSNDFYRLWLDTRMVYSCAYFPRGTETLDEAQEAKLELICRKLRLKGGERLLDLGCGWGGLAIYAAQRYGVRVLGVTLSEAQLHEGRARVKAAGLSHLVTLELRDYRDVTGEFDKIASVGMAEHVGRRNMPEYFAAAHRVLKPGGLMMNHAIADGLGQARVSNLIQSGNFARRYVFPDGELLPIWETLKYVDAALFEVRDVENLREHYARTTALWARRLEARGDEALAALGEERYRLWRIYLNACGYYFSAGHLSIFQTLLAKPDERRHVPLPRSRADLYADGRL from the coding sequence ATGTCCCCCGCTGACCAGCCCCGCCCTCCATCCCACCCCTCGCCCGCCACCTCCGTCCAGACGATGGGGCTGGCCGCCGTGCTCACCGCCCTGGGTGCCGTGGTGGTCGCCCGTGCCCGCACCCGGCCCAGCGAGGCCCAGCTCAAGGAGGCCGCCGTGCGTGTCTTCACCGCTGCCCTGCCCGCCCCTCGGCCCTTCGCGGTGCGGCTGTGGGACGGCAACGAATTGCCCGGCGCACAGACTCCGCCCGCCGCGCGACTCGTCCTGAACTCCCCGGAGTCTCTGGGCCGGATGCTCCGTCTCCCGCTCGACGTGGCGCTGGGTGAGGCGTACCTGCGCGGCGACTTCGACATCGAGGGCGACTTCGGCAGGGTGGTGGGGCTGGCCGACACGTTGAATCCACAGTTCTCCCCGGCGCAGGTGGCCTCCCTGCTGCGCGACGTGAGCCTGCTGCGCCGGGGGGTCAGCGCCCGGCCTCCCACGCCGCTCGCCCGGCTGCACGGCGAGTCGCACAGCCGCGAGCGCGACCGGCAGGCCGTGCAGGCGCACTACGACGTGTCCAACGACTTCTACCGGCTGTGGCTGGACACGCGGATGGTGTACTCGTGCGCGTACTTCCCACGCGGCACGGAAACGCTCGACGAGGCGCAGGAGGCCAAGCTGGAGCTGATCTGCCGCAAGCTGAGGCTAAAAGGAGGCGAGCGCCTCCTCGACCTCGGCTGCGGGTGGGGCGGGCTGGCGATCTACGCGGCGCAGCGGTACGGGGTGCGCGTGCTCGGGGTGACGCTCTCGGAGGCGCAGCTCCACGAGGGCCGGGCGAGGGTGAAGGCGGCGGGACTCTCGCACCTCGTCACGCTGGAGCTGCGCGACTACCGGGACGTGACGGGCGAGTTCGACAAGATCGCGAGCGTCGGCATGGCCGAGCACGTGGGCCGCCGCAACATGCCCGAGTATTTCGCCGCGGCCCACCGGGTCCTGAAGCCCGGCGGCCTGATGATGAACCACGCCATCGCGGACGGGCTGGGGCAGGCGCGGGTCTCCAACCTGATCCAGTCGGGGAACTTCGCGCGCCGCTACGTCTTCCCCGACGGCGAACTGCTGCCGATTTGGGAGACGTTGAAATACGTCGACGCCGCCCTCTTCGAGGTGCGCGACGTGGAGAACCTGCGCGAGCACTACGCGCGGACAACCGCCCTCTGGGCAAGGCGGCTGGAGGCGCGTGGGGACGAGGCCCTCGCCGCGCTGGGCGAGGAACGTTACCGGCTGTGGCGCATCTATCTCAACGCCTGCGGGTACTACTTCTCCGCCGGACACCTCAGCATCTTCCAGACCCTCCTCGCCAAGCCGGACGAGCGGCGGCACGTGCCCCTGCCGAGGAGCCGGGCGGACCTGTACGCGGACGGGAGGCTGTAG
- a CDS encoding alpha-hydroxy-acid oxidizing protein, with protein sequence MTNIGPGPGRSRQTRVYVRGLGGERPRVPVNPERLEAAARAKLSAPDFAYLAGGAGTERTMRANLAAFERVRLLPRMLGGTRERDLSVELLGQTLPTPLLLAPIGVLECAHPQADLAVARAAAAEGVPFVFSSQASVPMETCARAMGESPRLFQLYWGTDDEVTRSFVRRAEACGARAIVLTLDTTLLGWRPRDLGLGHLPFLRGRGIAQYLSDPVFRSRLDTPLPAPAVQPPRTPALLRAGADLAAKGRAFGLTPAQVRAAAARFTATYTRPDLSWDDVSRLREWTWLPLLLKGILHPEDAREAARRGVDGVIVSNHGGRQIDGEVAALDALPGVVAAAAGMPVLFDSGIRTGSDVAKALALGARAVLLGRPYAYGLALAGEAGVREVIGNVLAELDLTLGLLGVRAARDLGPGHLAPLSGHTQP encoded by the coding sequence ATGACGAACATCGGACCAGGACCGGGCAGGTCGAGACAGACGCGCGTGTACGTGCGCGGCCTGGGCGGCGAGCGTCCGCGCGTGCCAGTGAATCCGGAAAGGCTCGAAGCGGCGGCCCGGGCAAAACTCAGCGCCCCCGACTTCGCCTACCTCGCGGGCGGGGCAGGAACCGAGCGGACGATGCGGGCGAACCTCGCCGCCTTCGAGCGGGTGCGCCTTCTGCCCCGGATGCTCGGCGGCACCCGCGAGCGCGACCTGAGCGTGGAGCTGCTCGGCCAGACCCTCCCCACGCCCCTGCTCCTCGCCCCCATCGGCGTGCTGGAGTGTGCTCACCCGCAGGCCGACCTCGCCGTCGCCCGCGCCGCCGCCGCCGAGGGGGTGCCCTTCGTCTTCAGCTCCCAGGCGTCGGTCCCGATGGAGACTTGCGCGCGGGCGATGGGGGAAAGCCCCCGCCTCTTCCAGCTCTACTGGGGCACCGACGACGAGGTGACCCGCTCCTTCGTCCGCCGGGCTGAAGCCTGTGGGGCGCGGGCCATCGTCCTCACCCTCGACACGACGCTGCTGGGCTGGCGGCCCCGTGACCTGGGGCTGGGGCACCTGCCCTTCCTGCGCGGGCGCGGCATCGCCCAGTACCTCAGTGACCCGGTGTTCCGCTCGCGGCTGGATACTCCGCTCCCGGCCCCCGCCGTCCAGCCGCCCCGCACCCCCGCCCTGCTGCGCGCCGGGGCCGACCTCGCCGCCAAGGGTCGAGCGTTCGGCCTGACTCCCGCCCAGGTGCGTGCCGCCGCCGCCCGCTTCACCGCCACCTACACCCGCCCCGACCTCTCCTGGGACGACGTGAGCCGCCTGCGCGAGTGGACCTGGCTGCCCCTGCTCCTCAAGGGCATCCTCCACCCCGAAGACGCCCGCGAGGCCGCCCGGCGCGGGGTGGACGGAGTGATTGTCAGCAACCACGGTGGACGCCAGATCGACGGGGAGGTGGCGGCGCTGGACGCCCTGCCCGGCGTGGTCGCGGCGGCGGCGGGAATGCCCGTTCTCTTCGACAGCGGCATCCGCACGGGCTCGGACGTGGCGAAGGCGCTCGCGCTGGGGGCGCGGGCGGTGCTCCTCGGGCGGCCCTACGCCTACGGCCTCGCGCTGGCGGGAGAGGCGGGGGTGCGGGAGGTCATCGGGAACGTGCTGGCCGAACTCGACCTCACCCTCGGGCTGCTCGGGGTACGGGCGGCCCGCGATCTGGGACCAGGGCACCTCGCCCCTCTTTCCGGCCATACACAACCCTGA
- the cpdB gene encoding 2',3'-cyclic-nucleotide 2'-phosphodiesterase — protein MTALLLGSALGGAGAQTVELRILETTDLHTNALGYDYYQDKPTGEFGFEYTATLIQQARGEKRNTLLYDNGDLIQGNPLGDLVARVQPLKEGQLHPMHAAMRVLKYDAGNLGNHEFNYGLPFLGQVLAAAPMPYVSANAYKDDGTGKPGENAFTPYLIQRKVVYDTEGRPYILNVGVIGLLPPQIVNWDKANLDGKIVTADIVETARKFVPQMKAQGADIVVAVAHSGITADYQPGQENVATELTKVDGIDVVLSGHSHQEFPGPVYKSIPGADITKGTINGKPVVMAGFWGNDLGVVDLKLGYDRRAQRWTVADGQAAIRPIWDKTAKKSLVTPDPRIAQAVRRAHEATLAYVRGKVADLTAPITSYWALVQDDPSVQLVSNAQTAYVKAALANTEYRDLPVLSAAAPFKAGGRGGASYYTDIPAGTLAIKNVADLYVYPNTVQAVLVNGAGVGEWLERAAGQFRQIDPTKTEPQALVDDSFPTYNFDILDGVTYEIDVTQPSRYNAKGELVNAGARRIKNLQFQGKPIDPNAQFVIATNNYRASGGGSFPGLTGKNIILQAPDETREALVRYFTEQKTVNPSADGNWKLTPIPGATLLYVSSPNAQKSLPAGATLLRTREDGFAEYTIKF, from the coding sequence ATGACCGCCCTGCTGCTGGGCAGCGCCCTTGGTGGCGCGGGCGCGCAGACCGTGGAGCTGCGCATCCTCGAAACGACCGACCTCCACACGAACGCGCTGGGCTACGACTATTACCAGGACAAGCCCACGGGCGAGTTCGGCTTCGAGTACACCGCCACCCTGATCCAGCAGGCGCGGGGCGAGAAGCGCAACACCCTGCTCTACGACAACGGCGACCTGATCCAGGGCAATCCCCTGGGCGACCTCGTGGCGCGGGTGCAGCCGCTTAAAGAAGGCCAGCTCCACCCCATGCACGCGGCGATGCGCGTCCTGAAGTACGACGCGGGCAATCTCGGCAACCACGAGTTCAACTACGGCCTGCCCTTCCTCGGGCAGGTGCTCGCCGCCGCGCCCATGCCCTACGTCAGCGCCAACGCCTACAAGGACGACGGCACCGGCAAGCCCGGCGAGAACGCCTTCACCCCCTACCTGATCCAGCGCAAGGTCGTGTATGACACCGAGGGCCGCCCCTACATCCTCAACGTCGGCGTGATCGGCCTGCTGCCCCCGCAGATCGTGAATTGGGACAAGGCCAACCTCGACGGCAAGATCGTCACCGCCGACATCGTGGAGACGGCCCGCAAGTTCGTGCCGCAGATGAAGGCGCAGGGGGCGGACATCGTGGTCGCCGTCGCCCACTCCGGTATCACCGCCGATTACCAGCCCGGCCAGGAGAACGTCGCCACCGAGCTGACCAAGGTGGACGGCATCGACGTGGTGCTCAGCGGCCACAGCCACCAGGAGTTTCCCGGGCCGGTGTACAAGAGCATCCCCGGAGCCGACATCACCAAGGGCACCATCAACGGCAAGCCCGTCGTGATGGCGGGCTTCTGGGGCAACGACCTCGGCGTCGTGGACCTCAAACTGGGCTACGACCGCCGGGCCCAGCGGTGGACGGTGGCCGACGGGCAAGCCGCCATCCGCCCGATCTGGGACAAGACGGCGAAAAAGAGCCTCGTCACCCCCGACCCCCGCATCGCCCAGGCCGTCCGGCGGGCGCACGAGGCCACCCTCGCCTACGTGCGCGGCAAGGTCGCCGACCTCACCGCCCCCATCACCTCCTACTGGGCGCTCGTGCAGGACGACCCCAGCGTGCAGCTTGTCAGCAACGCCCAGACCGCCTACGTGAAGGCGGCGCTTGCCAACACCGAGTACAGGGACTTGCCCGTGCTTTCCGCCGCCGCGCCCTTCAAGGCCGGGGGCCGGGGCGGGGCGAGCTACTACACGGATATCCCCGCCGGGACCCTGGCGATCAAGAACGTCGCCGACCTGTACGTGTACCCGAACACCGTGCAGGCCGTCCTCGTGAACGGCGCGGGCGTGGGGGAGTGGCTGGAGCGCGCTGCCGGGCAGTTCCGGCAGATCGACCCCACGAAGACCGAGCCTCAGGCGCTCGTGGACGATTCCTTCCCCACCTATAACTTCGACATCCTCGACGGGGTGACCTACGAGATCGACGTGACCCAGCCCTCGCGCTACAACGCCAAGGGAGAGCTGGTGAACGCGGGGGCCCGCCGCATCAAGAATCTTCAGTTCCAGGGCAAGCCCATCGACCCGAATGCTCAATTCGTGATCGCCACGAACAACTACCGCGCCTCGGGCGGCGGCTCGTTCCCGGGATTGACGGGCAAGAACATCATCCTCCAGGCGCCCGACGAGACCCGCGAGGCCCTGGTGCGCTACTTCACCGAGCAGAAGACCGTGAACCCCTCCGCCGACGGCAACTGGAAGCTCACGCCCATCCCCGGCGCGACCCTGTTGTACGTGAGCAGCCCGAACGCCCAGAAGTCGCTGCCCGCCGGGGCGACGCTGCTGCGCACGCGCGAGGACGGGTTCGCGGAGTACACGATCAAGTTCTGA
- a CDS encoding SPOR domain-containing protein, with protein sequence MTRASGKARRWPDVLIGLLVLLLLGGFAFLLVGQRPEPVAQAPTPTPPPVTEPAPEPITIPTAPGTGTTGEDPTATVTPPSSSEETGGATSTTDNAATITDQTAPNTSPATPTDGQGGAATTDSPPATELPVVPAAPIEEAPATTAAPDPAASEPADSPPATTPPAAAPTAPPRAAAAVPTSEQRTPLRSDYRVSLGSFATSRTAQRLTQGVSDLGYTVYPIDLGDQVVAQIGPFADEATARRALAEIRRAYPGAVLYPPRGRSLRGDTTEDTAPPASTPSTPGTSRPSAPSPAPAAAAPAAPPPAPPEAVPAPGPSTPPPPAASPAAAEPKASTPAASGGPVYLQLGAFDQVESAQGLVSQLRQEGYAPTVNAPDGRKVTVLVGPFSGTALTNAETNLAAKGHDFFRVR encoded by the coding sequence GTGACCCGCGCGTCCGGCAAGGCCCGCCGCTGGCCCGACGTCTTGATCGGCCTGCTGGTGCTGCTGCTGCTCGGCGGCTTCGCCTTCCTCCTGGTCGGCCAGCGCCCCGAGCCGGTGGCGCAGGCCCCCACCCCCACCCCCCCACCCGTGACCGAACCCGCACCCGAGCCCATCACCATCCCCACCGCGCCGGGCACCGGGACGACGGGGGAAGACCCCACCGCGACCGTCACGCCCCCCAGCTCCTCCGAGGAGACGGGGGGCGCGACCTCGACGACGGACAACGCCGCGACGATCACCGACCAGACGGCGCCGAACACGTCCCCGGCCACGCCGACGGACGGCCAGGGGGGCGCGGCGACGACCGACTCGCCCCCCGCGACGGAGCTTCCCGTGGTGCCCGCCGCCCCCATCGAGGAGGCTCCGGCGACGACCGCGGCGCCCGACCCCGCGGCCAGCGAGCCGGCGGACTCGCCCCCCGCGACCACGCCGCCTGCCGCGGCCCCGACCGCTCCTCCCCGGGCCGCCGCTGCCGTGCCCACGAGCGAGCAGCGCACGCCCCTGCGCAGCGACTACCGGGTGAGCCTGGGGTCGTTCGCAACGAGCCGCACGGCACAGCGGCTCACCCAGGGGGTCAGCGACCTGGGCTACACCGTCTACCCCATCGATCTGGGCGATCAGGTGGTGGCGCAGATCGGCCCCTTTGCGGACGAGGCGACCGCCCGCCGGGCCCTGGCAGAGATCCGGCGGGCCTACCCGGGGGCCGTTCTCTACCCGCCGCGGGGACGGAGCCTGCGGGGCGACACGACCGAGGACACGGCTCCCCCCGCGTCCACCCCCAGCACGCCGGGCACGTCCCGGCCTTCGGCCCCCAGCCCGGCGCCCGCCGCGGCGGCACCCGCGGCACCGCCCCCCGCTCCCCCCGAGGCGGTGCCTGCCCCCGGGCCGTCGACCCCGCCCCCTCCAGCCGCCTCTCCCGCCGCAGCCGAGCCTAAGGCGAGCACCCCGGCGGCTTCGGGCGGCCCGGTCTACCTGCAACTCGGGGCCTTCGACCAGGTGGAGAGCGCACAGGGCCTCGTCTCGCAGCTTCGGCAGGAGGGCTACGCGCCCACCGTGAACGCCCCCGACGGGCGCAAGGTGACCGTCCTCGTGGGCCCTTTCAGCGGCACGGCCCTCACCAACGCCGAGACGAACCTCGCGGCGAAGGGCCACGACTTCTTCCGGGTGCGGTGA